The DNA segment TTAGGCTTTTAATTAGCTGTTACTGTATTTTGAAAGTTCGGTGAATATACTTTagcaaatctgaaaaaaaaacacacacatgtgTGCATGCGAGGGCAGGGAGCAAGAATCCAAATGGTTTAATTGATAGAAGAGCATATCTtcacacacatttttttttaaaaaagagaataaaaatccGAGCCTCTACAACATAAATGTGATGCAATGCTATGCCTTGCTACTTATTATAGCATTGTACTTCtctcgtttcacaatgtaagtcattctagcatttctcatatttatattgatgttaattaatgaatctagatatatatatttttcacgttcatattgattttatatctatctagattaattaatatcaatattaatgtgggaaatgctaaaataatttacattgtgaaacggagggagtagtatacttGTAGTTTACCGCACATATAATAAAGCAGTAAATGATCATACGAAGAACTTCACACACAGTAAAAGACCAAATTAGCTTCAGAGACCGCACTACTAGAATACCATGCCACCCACAAGATGAGCCCAAGGCTGATACTGATCAAGTGAGAAGTGAAGCCGCGGGCGATGAATTCTCGTCGGCGTCTCTAGATCGAACATGCACGGCGCTGAGCTCGTTGATGAAGCCGACGAGGCGCTGCAGCTCGGAGGACGAcgagccaccggcggcgacgtccaGCCTAAGCTGGCGTGCCATGGCCTGTGCCGACGCCCTAATCTCGGGGGACTCCATGGCCTCCCTCACCATCCTCTCCACGACGGCCCTGTCGCACACGTCCTTCATGTCCAGCCCCGTCTTCCAGATGGCGGCCACGAAGCGGCTGACCACCGGCTGGTCGGCGAAGAAGGGCCAGCACACCACCGGCACGCCCTCCACGGCGGCCTCCAGCATCGAGTTCCAACCGCCGTGCATCAGGAAGCACCCCACCGCGCGGTGCCGCAGCACGTAGTGCACGTCACGGGGCACCCACTCCACCACCAGCGCCCTCTCGCCGGCTGCCTCCACCGCCTCTTGGAGCACCGCCGACGAGCTGGCCACCATATCTGGCCGGAGCACGAACAGGAAGGCgtagccggcggcgacgaggccgtggAGGAACTCGGCCAGCTGCTCGCTGGAGAGGACCGTGAGGCTCCCTAGGTTTACGTACACCACAGACCGGTCGTCCTGGCCGTCCAGCCACGCCTTGCAgccgtagtcgtcgtcgtcctcgtgtTTTTCTAGTGCTATGGTATTGGTGGCGACCCTTGCATGGAGCGGGCCCACGGCGAAGACGTCGCGCATGTGCGGCGCGATGCGTGCGATTGCCGGGCCCTCCATGGACGCGGCGGTGTTGAGTATCAGCGCGCGTGAGTTGCGGCAGtgggcggcggtgtcggcgatGGTCAGCAGCACGGGGACGGGATCGGCTTCTTCTGCGTCGACGTCGTCTTGTTTCGTCGGCACTACACGCGGGAGGTCTCGCCGGCGTAGGAGCCCCTCCATCCCTGGGACGCCGCGCACCTGCTCGTCAGAAGGGACGGGGTTCTCGCCGAGCTCGAGGAGCCTGGGCACGGACAGATACGCCAGGAAGGCGAACGCGCTTTCCGTACGGAACGCGAGGGCCGGGACGCCGATCTCCTCGGCCACCGTGATGGCGAACGGCAtgacgccgtcgacgacgacgcaggTCACCGGTGGCGGAGCGTCGTCGAGGGAGTCggggcgggagcgggaggaCTCGGTAAGCAGCAGGGCGCGGTACGCGGCGCTGCCGGCCGTGCGCATGGAGTCCAGGAGCTCGATGAggccgccgacggcgcggggGTGGTCGTCGGGTAGGCCATCGGGGATGGACAGCAGACGGAGACGGGTTGGGTGATGGGGTCGAGCGAAGCGGTGGCGGAGGTTGTGGTCGGTGTGGAGGAAGGTGACGTGGAggccggcgtcgaggaggaCGGAGGCGAGGTGGAGCATGGGGTTGATGTGGCCTTGCTGTGGCCACGGGAAGAGGAGCACAtgcgcctgcgcctgcgcctccatctccatctgcaTCTCATCCATGCGGTCGTCCGTCTCGGGGTCGGGGAGCCaacatactagtactacttatatatactttctccgtgTATTAAAAGAAGTCGTTTATGACAATATTAAGTTAaaccttagaaatataaatcatgaataactctcaagttgttgagtttgaaaatataaaaattatatgaataaatttgtcttaaaaaatccTTTCATAAAATTATacatatcacttttcaataaatatttttatagaaataaaaagttaaagttATGTTTTGAAAACCGTGTTGCTATTCAAAACGACTTCCAAGTACGAAAGGAGCATAGTCGATCGCCATGACGTAACGCCACAACCGTCTAGCATCGTCAATGCGTATTTACTAGTGATTGTGGCTTGACAGCTTCCTCTGTAGGTAGATCCATAGCCTTGGCCCAAGGTCCATTTTGTTTTTCGTTGCAACATAAACAAACATACTTATAGCATTTTTATGGTGAATGTTATTGTTAAAATTGGCCGTGCATGGACTGCTCATCGTCTTTCCTTCTCAGTTGATTCAGGCTGCTCCAACATTTTGTAATGGCAAACCACTACCAATTCTACACGGGTATTACAGTTTTAGTTTCGACGGTTTATTTGTTTGTGattagctttctttttttttccatactgGAAGCACCAAGCTAGGAGCCAAAAATGTGCTCTTATGCAGTTGTTCGCTCTACTAATTGATGGTGGTTGCCTGCCTGCCATTGTCTTGCATTCAAATGAGGTCTATCAGTAAATAAGTGTCTTTGATCACTATATTACCTCTATGTCTCCTTCAGTTTCAGGTACTACGTACGTTTTATCAGTTATGGTGTTGATTGTTGGTTGATCAGTATCGGCTATAACAACCCATTTAGTCAACGaaacatttaaaattttgtgatccgctatcacgtatgaaacatcAATGGAACGGattgaaaaatatgttttttttctcatcaaaatataatcatgcaatatcttgttgtaaaatatatttaattacaaTGAATATAACGGTGTGATCGAATCGTAGATTGGAcaagtaatttaggagaaaaattattttgaaaatcactaagtgcatgcatgcatgcattgcattgatagagtagagagagaggaCAGAGAATATGTGTAGTTAGTTGCATGAATTTTTTGAAACACAATGAAGACGTACGTTGAAACATGTCACTATTCTACCCTATAGTTCATCAACACAGTCCTACATCCGTCATacttcattcatcaaatccaccGGCATGTATTCATTTGTGTTACATCCAACGACTCAGAACATTtggctccccctcctcctcatcagtAACTATGCCCGATCATTGACGCCCACCGTTGCTCCActgtcgccatcgccacccATCAAGAATTTGGCCTCATCGACGTTGCTGCCCCACAGGTACGTTATGGAGTCTCCCAACCCTAGCCGCCGTAATCCAGCAGGTCGTCGTTGATCTGTCGCGGTTCGGTACCCCTCGCACCGCCACCAGATTACCCCAATGCAAGGCCCCGCCGACCGGTCTTCTTCACTATTGCGCTGCCAGCTGATTGCCCCGTCTATTGATCTCACTATCCGCATGCCTCCTCATTAGAGAGATTCGCTCAACGCGATAGTGTATTCATCACGAAGTATTACATATATAGACCTCAAAGCGATTGGCGGAGGGCGAGGCTATTTCCGTTGCTATGGCATGCGTGGCGGCGGCTGATTTGAGGGACAGTGGCGGCGTGGGGCCGAGCGGCGAGAAAGCCGTCGCCGAGTGGGGGCCACGGCACAGAGCCGAGGGCACAAGTCGCCGAGGAGGGTCCGCAGGTCCGGCAAAGATCGCGAGCGGAGGCAGAGAGGGCGCGTCCGCGGTTTGTCACGACGCAGTGCATGGCGATGTTCCCTTGGTGCGAGGCGGCAGTGCGTGCGACGCGCGGGGAGGGTGCGGCTTGTGACCGGGCATGACGCATGGCTGAGTGGTTGGACAGGGCAGCGCGTGGTCGGGAGGCGGCTCGGCGCGTTGCTTGTCCGACGCATGTGAGGCGGGAGGTGCGATGCGGTTCGGCACACGGCACTGGAGCGTGGCTCGGCGCATGGTGCGATGTGGCGCTGCGTTGAGCACCATGTGTGCACACGAGCTCCGCGGCAAGGGTTAGGGTTAGATGGCTTGACTAGGGTTTGGTGCCGGCGTACGTGGTGGTTCCCGGTGGCAGGGCGTGGCGGAAGGGGCGGCGCACGAAGGCGGGCTCGTCCACGacgaatttattttatttatacaatttttttattaaaatatttacaaaaataattttttgttttgaaaatttacaaatctaatcgcctgccgccctttgggagggcgatttttaaaaatcgcccttccagagggcggcaagggacctaaatgcaaattttccaGCACAACTTGTTAGCTCTatgattttataatttaaaattatattatataaagtcagatgaaataaaactttatatcaaaattgtaagCTCaaggagatctacaactttgtagttaacaactttttcatttaagatgttttagatatccaaatattcgttacaaaatataaaacacattttaaaaaatctcagatctacattTCAAACTACATTGGatggagataaac comes from the Oryza glaberrima chromosome 9, OglaRS2, whole genome shotgun sequence genome and includes:
- the LOC127785250 gene encoding myricetin 3-O-rhamnoside 1,2-glucosyltransferase UGT709G2-like, with protein sequence MDEMQMEMEAQAQAHVLLFPWPQQGHINPMLHLASVLLDAGLHVTFLHTDHNLRHRFARPHHPTRLRLLSIPDGLPDDHPRAVGGLIELLDSMRTAGSAAYRALLLTESSRSRPDSLDDAPPPVTCVVVDGVMPFAITVAEEIGVPALAFRTESAFAFLAYLSVPRLLELGENPVPSDEQVRGVPGMEGLLRRRDLPRVVPTKQDDVDAEEADPVPVLLTIADTAAHCRNSRALILNTAASMEGPAIARIAPHMRDVFAVGPLHARVATNTIALEKHEDDDDYGCKAWLDGQDDRSVVYVNLGSLTVLSSEQLAEFLHGLVAAGYAFLFVLRPDMVASSSAVLQEAVEAAGERALVVEWVPRDVHYVLRHRAVGCFLMHGGWNSMLEAAVEGVPVVCWPFFADQPVVSRFVAAIWKTGLDMKDVCDRAVVERMVREAMESPEIRASAQAMARQLRLDVAAGGSSSSELQRLVGFINELSAVHVRSRDADENSSPAASLLT